A single genomic interval of Pyrus communis chromosome 5, drPyrComm1.1, whole genome shotgun sequence harbors:
- the LOC137734561 gene encoding isocitrate dehydrogenase [NAD] regulatory subunit 1, mitochondrial-like encodes MKRVPPEVIESIRKNKVCLKGGLKTPVGGGVSLLNVQLRKELDLYASLVNCFNLPSLPTRHENMDIVERTPRANTPGSSTRSSLASLTASRKKVTVVHKANIMKLADGLFLESCREVATKYPKY; translated from the exons ATGAAGCGAGTCCCGCCGGAGGTGATCGAGTCGATCCGGAAAAACAAGGTGTGCTTGAAGGGCGGGCTGAAGACTCCGGTGGGCGGCGGCGTGAGCTTGCTCAACGTGCAGCTGAGAAAAGAGCTCGACCTATACGCTTCGCTAGTAAACTGCTTCAACCTACCCAGCCTCCCCACCCGCCACGAGAACATGGACATTGTCGAGAGAACACCGAGGGCGAATACGCCGGGCTCAAGCACGAGGTCGTCCCTAGCGTCGTTGACAGCCTCAAG GAAGAAGGTGACTGTTGTGCACAAAGCCAACATTATGAAGCTAGCTGATGGGTTGTTCTTGGAGTCCTGCAGAGAGGTTGCTACAAAGTACCCCAAGTATTAA